Below is a genomic region from Henckelia pumila isolate YLH828 chromosome 3, ASM3356847v2, whole genome shotgun sequence.
gTTTCAAATctagtactaatatatgattttcgagtactaaaaaaatagtgatattaataaaatatttatcttatttggatggaaatcggtacaaaacattaaaaatatggtacacatatatgatatttgagtacccaatgtgttagatctggtacaaatatatgatttttgagtactcaaacatatgttgcaagtttacattaataaagatgtttagattttatattcaaaatcttattttttgtactcgatcttgaataattagtgctcaaatatcatataattgtaccatatttttaattttttgtactCAATTTTATCCGAGAAAAATAATGTGGGCCCAGGGAGTGCAAACAACTTTTTTCTGACAAGGGACTGATTCttaatttgatttttggtttaGGGACTGAAAACCAATTCACTCTTTCATCAAATAATGATGTGATTCTTTCTGACCAATTACACGCGTACACGTAAAGGTTCGTAACTACGGGTTTAGTACGTCACCCGCAGGGTACTACCCTGCGGGTGACGTGGCGGATCATGAGTGGGTAAAATCAGTGGGTCCCATGTGGGGTCCACTGATTTTACCCAATCATAATCTACCACGTCACCCACAGGGTAGTATCATGCTGGTGACATCGACCTTACCGTAACTACGGACTGCCATTTATATGGaaaacttttgaatttttaagaTTAAGATTTAACCATTTTATGACAGGTTTTATCCCTATatgtaaacaaataaatatttatcaattttttatgacatttttaataattaattttgtttgTATCATTAACTTACGTGATATTTCGTACTTTTTATTCAACATATGAAGTATTAATAGATAAATTTggagaaatatatataaaaaaaattatcgtgTACCGCactaattttatgattttttcccCTCGATACATACTATGTATTTTACTTTTATTCTAAAATAGTTGTAAGAAATAGGTCAATGTTCaattagtaaattgcttaaataaAGACTTGCCGTAGCATACGTGCTGCTCTTTACAATTTATGTAGTACGTTGATTCTTGGATATTTAGCAATTTAACGTGGAGTTATATATGTAGCTTTGTATGTGAGAAAAACTATATCTTTAGATGTATCGTCGAGGGATTACTagcatgaaattttattttttccttaCGTAGGAGATAGTTGATTTTATGTCGACGTAAAGGTTTATATATAGtcaaatcaattaaaattgGATCTTAAATGTAATATAAcgataatataaatatttatgctAACATCCCATcaaccttttttaaaaaatatatatatcccaTCAACCTAAAACAacataagatttttttaaaaattatcatctTATTAAAATAACTGTGtacattaattattaaaaaaataatcttaagctcttaattttaatatttagcaGCGATTCGAAGCACACGAtgcatatataacataataataaaaaaaaaactacgtacgtaactaaaaaaaattgaataagattaagaataaataaatatatgaagtAGAAATTAGAATTTGATAACAGTTTCTTTAATTATATTGGAGATGATAATGAATTCTAGATCATTAGAATTTTactttttgatttttaaaaaacaagTTGGAGCTAGTATGCGTGTTATGTTGCACACTAATGTACATGTTAGTAACACTATATATATTGATGTATTGATGCACGTGTTGCATGAttgtataatattaattatatatataattaatttgatttatatttaaataagagTAATATCATAGTTATAAAAATTATCAAAAGACTAAACTGTAATTTGAAATgtcgaaatatatataaaaaaaacaaaagaaaacaaaaacttaATATCTATGTGACaattttggtaaaaaaaaaattaaaaacaattttggtattaaaaaaaagtaataaacataaaaaaaaaaaaaaaaaaaacagataatGTGTAAGGGAACATATTCTTTATATACAAGCTGCTAGTAGAGAggtagatatatatttatcggaTAAAGTGTAATTTGAGGCGCGGTAAATGAACGAAGTAAACCACAAATATAGATTAATTTTGGATGAACATAAAGTATATTAATgtgtattatatatattcatgAAGAACGGATCATCAAACGTACGTAAGTTGATTAATAAAACAAAGAGATGCAAGAAAAAATGCGCACCAAACATTCAGAGAAATTCACTCCCCAAATTCCTATATAAAAAACCACACCCCCTTTCTCTTATGATCACATGTAATTAATTAAGTCAGCCGTTTTGTCAGCCTGTTGAGTTTGTATATATCGATCTCAAGAGGCTTATAATAAGCGCAAAACGACTACGtatctccttttttttttccttgtaattaatatatattcaatttgtgaataaaacaatatataaatttgtgatatatatatttgtattcgAAATGGGAAGCAATACTATATCGCGGGCGCTGATCGCGTCTCTTGTTCTGGCTGCAACGGTGTCGCTTTGTATAGCCGTGGACGTGACGTACGACCGGCGGGGGCTGGTGATCGATGGCAAGCGTCGGGTTTTGGTCTCTGGTTCCATTCATTATCCACGCAGTACCCCAGAGGTAATTAGTGTATATATggattaaatatgatttttttaattaaaaaaaatacatacgaaaatataataattttaagcTTCATTATAGTTTATTTAAAATTCGTAGCTAAAATGTACTGTAAAATAATGCATGCACAATTATACTTTGAAGCGAATAGCTAGATATGAAATTATATCGAACTTTGAAGTATATTAATTaaacattttaaatatttgtgacaTAAAGATTTTACACAAAATATCGATTTCATTTTGTTTGATAActttataattaatttcaacTAATTCAAATCCAAAATATGATTATAATTAAGACgttgcatgcatgaattaattgCAGATGTGGCCAGATTTGATCCAGAAATCAAAGGAGGGTGGTTTGGACATCATCGAGACCTACGTCTTCTGGGACATGCATGAACCTGCACGAGGCCAGGTGAGATAAGATGATTAGTtctcaaatgtttttttttttattagatcatattaattcgatttacaaattaattgtatcccattggagtaaaataaaatataatgacATATTTCGATCTTGCAGTATGATTTTACTGGGAGAAAAGATTTGGTGAAGTTCTTAAAATTAGTAGGTGAAGCTGGTTTGTATGTTCATCTCCGAATCGGACCTTACGTTTGCGCTGAATGGAATTATGGGTAAGCAAGCGCttccatttttatttttatttttatttgttcttCCTTTATGATTAGAGATAGGTtgcttattgattttatggtttTGTAATTGTATCACAGTGGGTTCCCTCTTTGGTTGCATTTTATCCCCGGGATTCAGCTTCGAACGGACAACGAGCCGTACAaggtttctttttattttccttCCCTTTCTTCGATTTGGAGAATCAATTAAGTTATTGTTTACAAATGTTCATTGCATGAATGTTTTTTAGGCGGAAATGAAGCGATTCGTGACCAAGATTGTGGAATTGATGAAGCAAGAAAATTTGTATGCATCCCAAGGAGGACCCATCATTCTGTCTCAGGTATGGTTAATGAGAGATCTTGATACAAAGAAAATGTCTATTAGTTTCTTAGTGCTTTTGTTTTGAGGAATATATTTAATGAATCTCTGAATGGCAGATTGAAAACGAATATGGCAACATTGATTGGGAGTATGGCCCAAAAGCCAAAAGTTACATTGAATGGGCAGCAGAATTGGCTATATCCATGAACGCTGAGGTTCCATGGGTGATGTGCCAGCAAAATAATGCCCCTCAATCTATGGTGAGTTCTTGATTTCTTGGAGCCTACGTCCTCGCGCTAACTAAGGCGATGCAATCTTAAGTCTAGGCTAAGTGGATGGTTCTTATGAAAATaataatgaattaaatattttgtcCCTTCTCATTGGATCTTGGTTCCGATTTGAGTCGTTGTTCGAACTAACACTTACTCTTGTCATATCTGTCTTGTAGATAAACACTTGCAATGGCTTTTATTGTGACCAGTTCTCTCCAAATTCTGATCAGAAGCCCAAATTTTGGACAGAGCTCTGGAGTGGATGGTAACTTGTCAATCCCTTGagatgcatgttttattttaatttcgcATACATTTGTGCTCAGATTTTGGTATCTGattgctgatgattattcattGGTGTCATTTGTATTTAGGTTCACTTCATGGGGTGACCCTGTTCCATACAGACCTGCGGAAGACGTTGCTTTTGCCGCTGCGCGTTTTTATCAGCTCAATGGAACCTTAGTCAATTATTACATGGTACTTCTGATTTTCGTTGTTGTTTATTTGTGATAATTAGAACTTTCTTGCTGATTTCGGTTCCATTTATGCAGTACCATGGTGGAACAAACTTTGGCCGGACTTCTGGTGGACCCTTCATCAGTACAACCTACGATTATGATGCTCCTATTGATGAGTTTGGTATGCCTCTCATGCACACTGATTGCTATTTGATGCTATACAAATTATGAGTGTTTCTTGTTTTGAACAAAGCAGCATAAaagtatttaaattttcaaaccaAAGTTTAACATGAGTTTCATGGCTTAATGTCAAATTAAACTTGGATAATTGATCCCAATCTCCTTAAAATCCTCCTGGTTTAATCTTGAGGTATTTGAAAATTTGTCCATGTCTATCTCAGGACTCCTGAGACAGCCTAAGTGGGGTCACTTGAGAGATCTACACCAGGCCATTAAACTTTGTGAAGATGCAATGGTGGAGGCCGACGGAAAGACCAGTTCTCTCGGATCAAATGCGGAGGTAAAACTTCAACTTTGATTGTCTATTGATTTTGATGCATGAAGTTATGCCCTGTCAATCTTCATAATTCAGCTCAAGGGAGATTCATGTTCTGAACAATTATCTTGGGCTCTATAGATCTTTACTTGGAACTATTTACTCACAGCAAAGTATAAATTTggacaaaaaacaaaaattccATGGGTCTTGATCATGAGATCTGCTATTCAGctttaaatcttaaaatttaTGCAAGCGGAATAACGGTGGTAGATTACTTTCCTTGGCTCTGTAATTTGATGTCCTCCTGTTGCATTAACTTGATGTTTCAAATGACTTTAATGCTCTAAATTCTCATCATTGTACTGTGCATGCATTATTTTGTTTCGCAAACTCCTCATATTTTATTGTGTTTCAGTAGTTTTCAACCTGCACTTTGTATTTTTTCAGGCCACTATCTATAAAACTGAATCAGGGAAATGTGCTGCTTTTCTAGCCAATATGGACAACCAGAAAGATCAAACCGTATACTTCAACGGCAATTACTATGACTTGCCTGCTTGGTCTGTTAGCATCTTACCAGACTGCAAGAATGTCGTATATAATACCGCGAAGGTTTGCCTCATAGACCTTTATGTTGTGTCTCTCATGAAACTGTGGATCCTACTTGTTACACGTAGATTTCATATTCTTTAATGCTCACAGTTTTTCAAGTTTTATGGTAACATCTTGAACAATGTCTTAAATCAAAGGGTGATTTAACATGTTCTTATCACTGCAAGATTACCTGGCATATGTATCAACGCAAATTACTTCactgattttattttttcaaattacAGATTAATTCAGTAACAGCAACAACAAAGTTTGCCACGTCCGGTGCATCCTTCTCAGGTTGGAGTTGGTTCCGGGAGCCTGTTGGTATCTCAAGTAACAGCGCGTTTCAGTTACTTGGGCTGGTGGAGCAGATTAACACTACCTCTGATAAAAGTGACTACCTTTGGTATTCTTTAAGGTATATACAATTTGATCACAAAAAACTTGTAAGAAATTTTTCTTGCTTGTTACTTTTTTGACATTCACTATTGTGTTTCCAGCACCCAAATAAATCCAAGTGACCCTTTGCTTCGAGATGGCTCTCAGATTCTATTACATATCGATACACTTGGTCATGTATTTCATGCCTTTGTCAATGGAAAGCGCATAGGTATGGGAAAACGATTGCTACCAACATAATTTGTCTTAGATCTTCTTTTTTCCATTCTATGAACTCAGCTTGCTTCTGGATCGGGTGTTTGCAGGTAGTGGAAACAGTCACATTAACAAGGCTTCCATAGAGGTTCCTGTGACCCTTGAACCCGGAACTAACAAGATAGACCTCTTGAGTGTGACCGTGGGATTAAAGGTTCCAAACACTTCGAGTACTTTCTTTTAAGCAATGATGGAGAACTATTTTCTCATTCAATTCCCTTCCTGATTCAGAACTATGGAGCTTTCTTTGATTTATCGGGAGCGGGAATTACTGGTCCAGTTAAGTTGAAAGGTTTAAGCAACGGTTCAACCATTGATCTCTCATCAGAATATTGGACGTATCAGGTTATTGGTCTAAACTTTGCAACACACTTTATACTGTGATGGGACTTGTTCTAACTGAAGACTATTGTTAAACTGTACAAGTACTGAGAAAAATCTTTGTAGAGCATTTAATAGATTTACAGCTTTTCATCATTATAAACTTTCTCACTATGAAATATTCCTCACCAGATTGGTTTGAAAGGGGAAGAATCAGGGCTTTCTACAGGAAGTTCCCCACTTTGGTCATCCACGCCTGCTTTGCCTAAATATACTCCTCTGACTTGGTACAAGGTAACGGCATGCTTTTCTGTGTTCCATGTCTCTGATTGTTTGAATAGTGACATGCAAATTATGCAATAACCCCTAAATATCGTGTTCACAAGAGCTTCGCACGAATAACTGGCTTCTAATACAACACCATAAGATAAGCTTTCATCACCTTTCATGAAGCAAAAAGTAGTCCCGAAACTTGAAAGCTCTCTTCTCTGGCGTGCTTTTTGCTTTCAGCTTTCCAGCTTTAGGTTCAAATTGTTCATGCAAGACAACATGATCTGATATCTTCTGCTTTCTTGATCTAGGCAACTTTTTCTGCTCCCCCTGGAAATAGTCCTGTTGCCATGGAGTTCAAAGGAATGCAAAAGGGTCAGGCCTGGATAAATGGACAGAGCATTGGACGTTACTGGCCAGCCAGTATTGTTAAAGCAGACGCCAAGTGTAGCAATTGCAACTACAGAGGAGGTTATGACCAAAACAAATGTCTCGCAGGTtgtggaaaatcaactcagcaATAGTGAGTATATCAAATTTCGGCCCTGCTACTTCTAAGTTCTTTCGCATGCTACCTGCATTCACGTCGCCTGAGTATAATATTTGCAGCTATCACGTCCCTCGTTCGTGGCTTAAACCGAGTGGCAACGTCTTGGTGATGATGGAAGAAATTGGTGGCAATCCAACGCATGTGTCTTTGGCTACAAGAGAGATAGGACCTATATGTGCACGAGTTTCTGAAACTTTCCCAGCCCCCATTGCTTCATGGAACTCTAACCATTTGCAATCCAATGCCAGCGTGCCAACACTATCACTAGAGTGCCCATCACCTAACCAAGTCATATCGGAACTACAATTCGCGAGCTTTGGAAATCCTCATGGAACCTGTGGAAGCTTCACCCAAGGTCGTTGCAGGAGCAGACGGGCTAGGCGTGTCGTCCACaaggttttgttttgtttttttccctgaattttgagtttttaaaacaaTATTATGTCCAAATTAAGATGCTTCTTTCTCACCGTCATGGCAAATGTACACAGGCTTGCGTTGGGAAACCAAGATGCAGCATTGAAGTCTCTGTGACGAATCTTGGTGATCCTTGTCCAAATGTTACAAAGAGTTTGGCTGTACAAGCTACCTGTGCTTGAGAACCTAATTGTTGCGCTATCGGCTATTCGGATACAAGTCAATCACATAATTTATGTCAGTTAGGATTcgagaaattttttatttttctcaagtCTTTAACATCTGTACATAATCCTTCCCACTCCATCTTGTACATACCATGATTTTTTTCATGATTATATATAATGTTGTATAAAAGAATATTTTTCgtatttatgtgttttaaagatgttatattgtgatctaaatatttgaaagtgcttttaaaaaaagtgtGTACATCCTTTTCTTTACAAATAAGCACTTTTTTTAAGCATCTAGTTGAGTTGATCTTCAAATGACgtttttcttttatcttttttgAACGGTCAAATAATATTCAGTGAGGCCAAATAACAACATATTTAGCAGCCACATTTGAGGGTTTTTTAAACCTGCAAACCTGGCAAGAAGATGACTAGCATATCCTGGCCTCTATGTCTTCCCAAGGATTCCCTCATCAAAGTCTGAAAACTCGAAAAACTTCAACTGTGTTTGTCTCTCCTGTCGAGCAAATGCACCATGAGAAGGTAAAATTGATAGTTATGAGCTCCGTTTTCTCCTTCACCAATAGGCGTCGCTCTCGTATCCATTTCGACTACGCGGTTTTGTTCATGCGGGCTACGTGTAACCCCATGGCATCATTGTTTCTTCTATTGCCACTACCTTTTCGCCACCTATACTTCTCCATTACGCCTCTCCATCTGTGGGAACTTCTGAGTTATTTGTCCCATTTTACGACAGTGGCGTCTATGTCATTGCGCAATAATAAGTTTATACAAGGGAGCAAATATTTAGATTATTTTTCACAAACTTCAAATACGTGTTGATATAGAAAAGTCGCATTAACGTTTTTTCTTTTTCTAATTCTTCActgttagttttttttttttttttttgagaaaaattctTCACTGTTAGTTGAAGTTGTATAAATACTTTCTTTCATTGTATCAAACTTTCAGATGAATATACGATTTCTTCATTTGTTTCTCATTAACAATACGGAATACCATAAAACTAGCAATTTCTTAAATATATGTACACGACAACTCGAGTACAAAATAGAGGCTGCAAACTACTTTTTAAAGCATTGAATCTCTGCTAAAGAATAAATAATGTCAATCAAAAATCAGAAGCTCATAGAAGACGACATGCGATAAAAGTTTCATCCACCTTCTATAAACCCACTTCACACGCTTAAAATGCCATTTTTTGGTCACTGTTGATATATTGGAAGATCGTATTTAGGCGGTTGGGGAAGGCGAATAATTCCAGCAGACGAAGCAGTACTACTTGAAGTGTCTTCGCTGGTTTCTTTCACCATCTTCAAAAAATAACTATGCCTGTACAAGTAAAAGGTCGTTAGGAATCAATTGCAGAGTATTTTTGGTTGTATTGTATATGCTCAATATGCATACCATCGAGTGTCAGCAGTCAATTCCGGGTGGAAAGCAGTGGCTAGCAAGTTTCCCTGTTTTACAGCAACAATCACCTTCTTTTCAGATCCAGGAATTTCCTGATGCATGAAAATCATAAATTATATCAAAATGGTGAGTGCAGAAATAAAGAGAATCAAATACAGCCCACCAACAGAGATCTGTCACGGAACATAGTATTAGTATCACGTACTTTAAGACTTTAAAAGGGGCTATAATCATATATTTTCGGCATACAAAATATTATCATGCCAGAAGAAattggaaagaagaagaaacctAATTTACCTACATAAATCTTTTCTAAGATTGGCTTGAGCGTGGCAGTACTATCATTATCCCTTGTCGTAAAATTCTTATAAACATCATTATCCCCCCATGTCCATGCAAAGTGTTATGTCAATTTTAATTATCAACAGTCAACACCCCAAAGTAAATTATCAACAACTGTCTTTTGATCAGATGAATGGGAGGATTGCGAGGAAAAAAGTTAGAAGGGATACTACATGAAGAGATCCATAACAATATGTTACGTGCATGACAATGATGGTGTTCTGTCTAGTTTATTTAAGACCGCCCAGCATTGGAGGCCTTAATCTTTCCAAGGGGAAAAACCAACCTCTATCCAGATTTGATAATGATATGACTTAGATTTTAGATGTAAATCAGAACACCAAAAAGTTTTTAACATCTTTcatattatttcttcaaaagtagTTGCTCTTAATTAATGGGACTAACATCACTAGGTTGAAGTACTTTTTGGAAAGATATTCCTCTTTAAGTAGACCATGCGTGTGagagtaataaaaaaataataaaaacattaGCAGTAATAAAGTGAGTATGAAGAAGTGAAGGCGAAAAATGAGAATGATCAAATTCGACCTCTGAACTTTCAACTGAATCAAAATTAGCAGTTCTGTCAGAATGAACTGCCACATCGGCCAACACTTGTACTTCTGGACCTACTTCAAGAATTCCAGGGGCACGAATAAAGACACCACGAAAGTTTGGTGGGCCTCCTTCTGTGGCTGCAATCTCAGGAACTGAAACGTCCAACTCAAAGCTTTGCAGCTGAAAAAGCGACATTGCTTGGATAACAGATATATTGATTTTCTTAAGAAAATGAGAGGGAAGGAGGAAACTAAATTTGAAATCAATCGTAAAACTCAATTTGACAGAAAAATACATCCTTCTACATCATATTCATGTACTTATATCCTCCCCTACTGTTCACAAATGTCCTGCTTTAAAGTGTGAATCCATTCTCTGAAAAGTAGCATGCACTCACGCCATTCTACTGATCTCACTTAATCATAATACCGATAGATGACTTGGAACTGCTCTTAGAATTCACATTCACGAGAGTTGAAACATTGGGATTTTATATCCTGCATCGATGAAATGAGAAGCTATTCCGAGAACCACATTCAAAATGAAAAAAACTAAAT
It encodes:
- the LOC140890730 gene encoding probable pyridoxal 5'-phosphate synthase subunit PDX2 — its product is MTVGVLALQGSFNEHIAALKRLGVIGVEVRKAEQLQDVSALIIPGGESTTMAKLAGYHNLFPSLREFVKMGKPVWGTCAGLIFLADKAIGQKSGGQELIGGLNCTVHRNFFGSQLQSFELDVSVPEIAATEGGPPNFRGVFIRAPGILEVGPEVQVLADVAVHSDRTANFDSVESSEEIPGSEKKVIVAVKQGNLLATAFHPELTADTRWHSYFLKMVKETSEDTSSSTASSAGIIRLPQPPKYDLPIYQQ
- the LOC140890561 gene encoding beta-galactosidase 8-like yields the protein MGSNTISRALIASLVLAATVSLCIAVDVTYDRRGLVIDGKRRVLVSGSIHYPRSTPEMWPDLIQKSKEGGLDIIETYVFWDMHEPARGQYDFTGRKDLVKFLKLVGEAGLYVHLRIGPYVCAEWNYGGFPLWLHFIPGIQLRTDNEPYKAEMKRFVTKIVELMKQENLYASQGGPIILSQIENEYGNIDWEYGPKAKSYIEWAAELAISMNAEVPWVMCQQNNAPQSMINTCNGFYCDQFSPNSDQKPKFWTELWSGWFTSWGDPVPYRPAEDVAFAAARFYQLNGTLVNYYMYHGGTNFGRTSGGPFISTTYDYDAPIDEFGLLRQPKWGHLRDLHQAIKLCEDAMVEADGKTSSLGSNAEATIYKTESGKCAAFLANMDNQKDQTVYFNGNYYDLPAWSVSILPDCKNVVYNTAKINSVTATTKFATSGASFSGWSWFREPVGISSNSAFQLLGLVEQINTTSDKSDYLWYSLSTQINPSDPLLRDGSQILLHIDTLGHVFHAFVNGKRIGSGNSHINKASIEVPVTLEPGTNKIDLLSVTVGLKNYGAFFDLSGAGITGPVKLKGLSNGSTIDLSSEYWTYQIGLKGEESGLSTGSSPLWSSTPALPKYTPLTWYKATFSAPPGNSPVAMEFKGMQKGQAWINGQSIGRYWPASIVKADAKCSNCNYRGGYDQNKCLAGCGKSTQQYYHVPRSWLKPSGNVLVMMEEIGGNPTHVSLATREIGPICARVSETFPAPIASWNSNHLQSNASVPTLSLECPSPNQVISELQFASFGNPHGTCGSFTQGRCRSRRARRVVHKACVGKPRCSIEVSVTNLGDPCPNVTKSLAVQATCA